One Syntrophobacterales bacterium genomic window carries:
- the yedF gene encoding sulfurtransferase-like selenium metabolism protein YedF, with product MDTLDLTGLTCPVPVIETKKFLEKHAVDKIEIVLDSDVAADNVKRFLVSHGFSVVSEEKSDGSRYILRGTRQVPATNLSQSEVVIQNKKQLLVYINTETVGIGSDELGRLLMNSFLHTLKELDVPPWRVVLLNGGVKLVVDGSEYVGTLTDITNMGTEVLSCGTCLDYFHLTDKVKVGRIGNMYEISSSFLRATHVIRP from the coding sequence TGTTCCGGTCATAGAGACAAAAAAGTTTCTAGAGAAGCATGCTGTCGATAAAATAGAGATAGTCCTTGACAGCGATGTGGCGGCTGACAATGTAAAGCGCTTTCTCGTTTCCCATGGTTTTTCGGTCGTATCCGAGGAGAAAAGCGATGGTTCCCGGTATATCCTGAGAGGGACAAGACAGGTACCCGCCACGAATCTTTCACAAAGCGAAGTGGTTATTCAAAACAAGAAACAACTCCTGGTTTATATCAACACCGAAACCGTGGGCATTGGCAGCGATGAATTAGGCAGACTGCTTATGAATTCATTTCTTCACACCCTCAAAGAACTCGACGTGCCGCCTTGGAGAGTTGTTCTTCTAAACGGAGGGGTGAAACTGGTGGTTGATGGATCGGAATATGTCGGTACCCTCACGGATATCACAAACATGGGTACTGAAGTTCTCTCGTGCGGAACCTGCCTTGATTATTTTCACCTCACGGACAAAGTCAAGGTAGGCAGAATAGGTAATATGTACGAAATATCCTCATCTTTCCTCCGCGCAACGCACGTCATCAGGCCATAA